A stretch of Octopus bimaculoides isolate UCB-OBI-ISO-001 chromosome 23, ASM119413v2, whole genome shotgun sequence DNA encodes these proteins:
- the LOC106876968 gene encoding uncharacterized protein LOC106876968 isoform X2, which translates to MIRRTSLPITIRKKSENTKITPLKNIKKSSKSPNLPKKHTPENVGSGAKPKSVTSLQPDTDVHQYLSHSAEELDNLDGTGSLGKHPVAPLVQAIQQENGTPNTTNTAATTCTPSITTTATTSATLSSGISGGSGSGEASVDDFDGSHTPDPNRTKAAKDHLQAKIHKIMVQIKSEQDSKEG; encoded by the exons gaaaaaatcagaaaatacaaaaattacacctctaaaaaatataaagaaaagttcaAAAAGTCCAAACTTGCCTAAAAAACACACTCCAGAAAATGTTGGTTCCGGGGCCAAACCAAAAAGTGTGACATCACTTCAACCAGATACAGATGTTCACCAGTATCTTTCCCATAGTGCCGAAGAGCTTGATAAC CTGGACGGAACTGGGTCTCTTGGCAAGCACCCAGTGGCCCCACTGGTGCAAGCAATTCAACAAGAAAATGGCACCCCTAATACTACAAACACAGCAGCAACCACTTGTACGCCTTCCATCACAACCACAGCTACAACATCAGCAACACTCAGCTCTGGAatcagtggtggtagtggatcTGGAGAGGCATCAGTGGATGATTTTGATGGATCACACACCCCTGACCCAAATCGTACCAAGGCTGCTAAAGATCACCTACAAGCTAAAATCCATAAGATAATGGTGCAGATAAAAAGTGAACAGGACTCAAAGGAAG
- the LOC106876968 gene encoding uncharacterized protein LOC106876968 isoform X3, which translates to MKKSENTKITPLKNIKKSSKSPNLPKKHTPENVGSGAKPKSVTSLQPDTDVHQYLSHSAEELDNLDGTGSLGKHPVAPLVQAIQQENGTPNTTNTAATTCTPSITTTATTSATLSSGISGGSGSGEASVDDFDGSHTPDPNRTKAAKDHLQAKIHKIMVQIKSEQDSKEAG; encoded by the exons gaaaaaatcagaaaatacaaaaattacacctctaaaaaatataaagaaaagttcaAAAAGTCCAAACTTGCCTAAAAAACACACTCCAGAAAATGTTGGTTCCGGGGCCAAACCAAAAAGTGTGACATCACTTCAACCAGATACAGATGTTCACCAGTATCTTTCCCATAGTGCCGAAGAGCTTGATAAC CTGGACGGAACTGGGTCTCTTGGCAAGCACCCAGTGGCCCCACTGGTGCAAGCAATTCAACAAGAAAATGGCACCCCTAATACTACAAACACAGCAGCAACCACTTGTACGCCTTCCATCACAACCACAGCTACAACATCAGCAACACTCAGCTCTGGAatcagtggtggtagtggatcTGGAGAGGCATCAGTGGATGATTTTGATGGATCACACACCCCTGACCCAAATCGTACCAAGGCTGCTAAAGATCACCTACAAGCTAAAATCCATAAGATAATGGTGCAGATAAAAAGTGAACAGGACTCAAAGGAAG
- the LOC106876968 gene encoding uncharacterized protein LOC106876968 isoform X1, with the protein MIRRTSLPITIRKKSENTKITPLKNIKKSSKSPNLPKKHTPENVGSGAKPKSVTSLQPDTDVHQYLSHSAEELDNLDGTGSLGKHPVAPLVQAIQQENGTPNTTNTAATTCTPSITTTATTSATLSSGISGGSGSGEASVDDFDGSHTPDPNRTKAAKDHLQAKIHKIMVQIKSEQDSKEAG; encoded by the exons gaaaaaatcagaaaatacaaaaattacacctctaaaaaatataaagaaaagttcaAAAAGTCCAAACTTGCCTAAAAAACACACTCCAGAAAATGTTGGTTCCGGGGCCAAACCAAAAAGTGTGACATCACTTCAACCAGATACAGATGTTCACCAGTATCTTTCCCATAGTGCCGAAGAGCTTGATAAC CTGGACGGAACTGGGTCTCTTGGCAAGCACCCAGTGGCCCCACTGGTGCAAGCAATTCAACAAGAAAATGGCACCCCTAATACTACAAACACAGCAGCAACCACTTGTACGCCTTCCATCACAACCACAGCTACAACATCAGCAACACTCAGCTCTGGAatcagtggtggtagtggatcTGGAGAGGCATCAGTGGATGATTTTGATGGATCACACACCCCTGACCCAAATCGTACCAAGGCTGCTAAAGATCACCTACAAGCTAAAATCCATAAGATAATGGTGCAGATAAAAAGTGAACAGGACTCAAAGGAAG